Within Epilithonimonas zeae, the genomic segment CCTTTGATTGATTTTAATTCTGATTCTGAGATATTTTCCTGCTGAACAATAGATTTCACCAAAGGAGAAAGATATAACTCCGAATTTTGATTACTGAATGAATTCTCTGTATTACTTAATAAGGGTTGTTCCAGAGTTTTTACGACTTCTGGTTCTGGCTGAACGATTTGGTCTTTTACTTCTTCGTAAGATTTTGGTTCAGGTGTTTCAGAATCCTGAGAACCACTTTCAGTTTCCAAAATCGCAATGGCTTCACCAATTTTAGCAACTTCGTCTTTTTGTTTAAGGATTTTGATAATTTTTCCTGACACCGGCGTTGGAACATCCGAGTCTACTTTATCTGTTGCAATTTCTACAACAGATTCGTCTTCTTTTATAAAATCGCCTTCATTAAACAGCCAGCTGATAATTGTTGCTTCCATAACTCCTTCGCCCATACTCGGGAGCAATAGTTTATATTCTGCCATTATTTTGTTTTTTTGAATTTTCCCAAAAATACATTTTTTTTTATTAATTATACAATTCTATATTTTTAAAATTAAGAAGCTTGATTTTTTATAAATTTGATAATCAAAATTTTTAGAATCATACAATGAATATTTATCTAAGTGCTATCATTCATATCAAAGAAAACTCTATGATGGATGCTATCGAATTATTAAAAAAACTAGTTATAGAAACCCGCAAAGAAAAAGGCTGCATCCAATACGATCTTTTCGAAGACCATAGAAACAAAGGAGTATTTTTCATCCACGAAACTTGGGAAAGAAATGAAGATCTCCAACAACATCAGGTTTCTGACCATATGATGAAATTCCGTGAGAATGTAGCTTCATTATTAGAAAAGCCAAACGTTGTATATGTTGGAAACAAACTTTTTTGATTTAAAAAATCGACAATAAAAAATTTATTTCTTTAACAAAAATACAATAATTTTAAATTTATCTATGTTTTACTCATCAAAAAAGAAAATTTTTAATATTTTTGCTAATCTCAAATAGATAATAAATTTTAATATGAAGATAAATCAACTTACTAAATCCGTTGGGATAGGCGCATTTTTCTTATTTGCTAATCTTAACGCACAATCTAATGAACAGGCTATCAGAAGTTTTATCAAGAACGATATTTCTTTCCGAAACATTTCTAACGCAGATTTTAAAATTCAGAATGAAGATAAATCCAGTAGTCTAAATGCTGAAATTGTAAATATACAGCAGTACTATAACAATACTCCTATTTACAAATCTCTGGCTAAAGCAGTTATCAGGGGTGGAAAGGTGATTTCACTTAATAACAATTTCAGACAAATTGGAAGCAGTAGTATTATTGCTGACAAGATAGACAAAACAGAAGCTTTATCAACAGCACTAAGATCTGCCGATATAAAAGATAATGGTTTTGAACTTTTTGATGAGAATAGTGGAGATCTTATCAATCTTCCTGATAACCAAGTGGCAAGTATCCGTTTTTACTTTGAAAGAAACAGCAGTTTGATTCCTGCTCAATTATTCTTCATTAATCAGTCTAAAGAAAATAAATTTTACGGAATCCTTGTAAGTCTTACAGATGGAGAAATTTTGGAGAAAAATAATATGATTGATGAGTGTAAATTCGAAGACAACCACTTTGCTGGTGATGCAGAATCAACTTCAGATCATCTTTTAACTCACTTTAATACTTCTGTTACAAACAAGAATCAGACTAAAGCAGTAACTGACGCTTCTTATAACGTGTTTCCTTTTCCTTTAGAAGCTCCCACTTTTGGATCTAGAGCTATTGTAACAAATCCTTGGGATTTAACAGCATCTCCCGAAGGATGGCACTCTAATGGAAATACTAATTATACTAACACATATGGCAACAATGTGCTAGCTTATGTAGACAATAGCGGAACCAATAGTTTTGGATTTTCACCATCCAGTAGCACTTCCGGAAATCTAACATTTGATTTCCCTTTTGCAGAATCACCTTCATTAAGTGCTTATGAAAACCGTGCTTCTGCAGTTACCAATTTGTTCTACGCTAATAACATGATTCATGATATTATGTACAAATTTGGATTCACAGAAATGAGCAGAAATTTCCAGACCAACAATTTTGAGAAAGGCGGCAGTGGAAATGACGCTGTAAGAGCGGAAGCTTTTGATGGTAGTGGCTATAACAATGCAAACTTTGCTTCTGGTTACGAAATTCTTAACGGCAATGGTTCGTACACAACACAAGCACCAAGAATGCAAATGTATCTATGGAATTCCGGGGTAACTACAAACACCAGGTTATTCTATACAGATCCTGTATTAGCTACCAGACCTCCTGTTAATACAGGCTCAGCAAATTATGGAAGACAATTAATGGAAACAGGAATTACTGCTGATATTGTAATTCCTCCCGTAGCGAATGGCTGTACTGCAATGGCAGCTGGCAGCCTTAGTGGGAAAATTGCTATGGTAAACGCAATTACTTCTGGAGGGTGCGGATATAATGTAAAAGCAAAAACAATGCAAGACGCTGGTGCAATAGGATTAATTGTTCACAGAACAACATCCAACACCATAAGCAATATGAGCGTCAGTAACGTGACTAACGTTAGTATTCCTTCAATAATGATTCCTAAAGACGAAGGAGATTTTATTACATCTGAAATAACAGCTGGAAGAACTGTGAATGTTAATTTAAAAAATCTTGCTGTAGGTTACAAAAATTCTAGTTTCGATAATGGCGTTATGATTCATGAATATGGTCACGGTATATCAAATAGATTAACGGGTCAGGGTTACAGTTGTTTGACAAATTTGGAACAAATGGGAGAAGGGTGGTCTGATTTTTTTGCTTTAATGTTGACTAATTCCCCTAATGCAAGCGCAACAGCAGGAAGAGGAATTGGAACTTATTCTAGCAATACCCCAACAACAGCCGGCGGAATCAGAAATTACAGATACTCAACAGATATGACTATAAATCCCCATACATATGCTGACACTAATAGTACAGGAGGACAACCTCACAATGTTGGCGAAATTTGGGCAACCATGCTTTGGGATCTTCACTGGAAAATGGCTGAAAAATATGGTTATAACTCTGACGTAACTGCCAGCGCAACTTCTGGAAGCGCAAAAGTACTTCAATTAGTTATGGATGGGCTAAAACTTCAACCTTGTAATCCTAATTTCGTTTCTGGTAGAGATGCAATTTTGCAGGCAGATCAATTAGCTGGCGGAGCTGATAATTGCTTAATCTGGAATGTTTTCGCAAGAAGAGGATTAGGACTTAATGCTTCTGCTGGTACCGCTGCAAGTATTTCCGATCAGGTTGAAGATTTTTCAGTTCCTGCAGGATGCGTATTAGGTACAGAAGATGTTACTAAAAATAAAGCATTTGGAATCTATCCAAATCCAGCTAAAGGAGAATTTTTTATCAAAACAGCTCCAACTGTTGGAAACAATACTATCAAAGTAGAAGTTCTTGATATGAATGGAAAATTAGTTAAGTCTCTTGAGAGAAAGAAAAACAGTTCCGATTCCATTTCTACAAAAGGCCTTACGAAAGGAACTTATCTTGTAGTGATTACAGAGAATGGTAAATCTAATGCTGAGAAGTTAATCGTAGAATAACTCTTAGATATTTCAAAATTATTAAACCTTTTCAGAAAGACTGAAAAGGTTTTTTTATGATTTTCCTTAACAAAATTTATCATTCCAAAAGTTTGGTATCAATATTGAAAACTTAACTTTGCTAAAATTTAATTATAAAATAAATGAAAAATTATTTAAAGGTATTTTTGACT encodes:
- a CDS encoding putative quinol monooxygenase, which codes for MNIYLSAIIHIKENSMMDAIELLKKLVIETRKEKGCIQYDLFEDHRNKGVFFIHETWERNEDLQQHQVSDHMMKFRENVASLLEKPNVVYVGNKLF
- a CDS encoding T9SS-dependent M36 family metallopeptidase, with translation MKINQLTKSVGIGAFFLFANLNAQSNEQAIRSFIKNDISFRNISNADFKIQNEDKSSSLNAEIVNIQQYYNNTPIYKSLAKAVIRGGKVISLNNNFRQIGSSSIIADKIDKTEALSTALRSADIKDNGFELFDENSGDLINLPDNQVASIRFYFERNSSLIPAQLFFINQSKENKFYGILVSLTDGEILEKNNMIDECKFEDNHFAGDAESTSDHLLTHFNTSVTNKNQTKAVTDASYNVFPFPLEAPTFGSRAIVTNPWDLTASPEGWHSNGNTNYTNTYGNNVLAYVDNSGTNSFGFSPSSSTSGNLTFDFPFAESPSLSAYENRASAVTNLFYANNMIHDIMYKFGFTEMSRNFQTNNFEKGGSGNDAVRAEAFDGSGYNNANFASGYEILNGNGSYTTQAPRMQMYLWNSGVTTNTRLFYTDPVLATRPPVNTGSANYGRQLMETGITADIVIPPVANGCTAMAAGSLSGKIAMVNAITSGGCGYNVKAKTMQDAGAIGLIVHRTTSNTISNMSVSNVTNVSIPSIMIPKDEGDFITSEITAGRTVNVNLKNLAVGYKNSSFDNGVMIHEYGHGISNRLTGQGYSCLTNLEQMGEGWSDFFALMLTNSPNASATAGRGIGTYSSNTPTTAGGIRNYRYSTDMTINPHTYADTNSTGGQPHNVGEIWATMLWDLHWKMAEKYGYNSDVTASATSGSAKVLQLVMDGLKLQPCNPNFVSGRDAILQADQLAGGADNCLIWNVFARRGLGLNASAGTAASISDQVEDFSVPAGCVLGTEDVTKNKAFGIYPNPAKGEFFIKTAPTVGNNTIKVEVLDMNGKLVKSLERKKNSSDSISTKGLTKGTYLVVITENGKSNAEKLIVE